Within the Gloeobacter kilaueensis JS1 genome, the region AGCGCACTCGTCGTCACCGCCACTGCCCGATTGAGCTGCGGATCGAAGCCAAAGGCTCCGCCCAGCGAGTGGATGTTGCCGTCGAAGATAAGACCCACCACCTCCGCCTTCTGGTTGATCACCGGGCTGCCGGAGTTGCCGCCGATGATGTCGCAGGTGCAGACAAAGTTGAAGGGCGTGCTCAGATCCAGCTTTGAGCGGGCGTCGAGCCAGCTTTGGGGCAGGGCGAACGGATCTTCGCCGGTGGCGCGATCGAAGGCACCGGCCAGGGTCGTAAAAGGCGCAATCGGGCGGCCATTTTCTTGATAGCCCTGCACCGCCCCGTAGCTCAGGCGGGGGCTGAAGGTGGCATCCGGGTAAGAATTTGTCCCCAACAGGTCGAAGCGGACCCTGGCGAGCAGTTCGCCGTTTTTCTTCTCGACCGCTTCGACCCCATCTTCGTAGCGCTTGCGGATAGCCCGTGCATCGGGATCGATAAGTTGGGCCAGACGAATCAGCGGATCATCGGAGGCTGCCACCGCCTGGGCCCCTCCCTCCCAGAGTTTGCGCCTGATCGAGACATCGGCGAGCTTGCTGCCTGTGACCAGGCTGTGGGCGAGTTCGGCGGGGGAGCGCTTGCCCAGCACCTTGCGCACCAGCGGATCGTCTGTGCCCAGATTTTCGCGCAGTTTGGTGAGCGAATAGCGCAGGGTGACTTCTTCGAGGTCGTTGTAGATGGGGGCGCTCGTGAACAGTTCCTGCTTGAGTTGGGGCAGGGCGGAATCGGTGTATTCTTTGAGGCGCTTGTCGTTGGGCTTGGGCAGTTCGGCAGCACCGCGCACCAGGGTGCGGGCGAAGGCAAACAGCTCCGAATTAAAACCAGCCCCGCCCTCGATGAACGTGTAGGGCAGATAGAGTTCCTGGTAAATCGGCTGCACCGCCGCGATCTCATCCCAGATCTGGCCGTAGGCTTTGGCCCGGACCGGGTCGGCTGCCACCTGATCGCGCAGCTTCTTTTCGTCGGCCACCTTCGAGGCAAAGAAGCGCCTGTCGAGCAGAGCCTGTTGCTGACCGTTCAAGCCTTTGTAGCTGTTCTCGATACCGAAGAGGGTTTCCTGGGCGATCCGGCGGTGCTCGGGGCTTTCTTCGCTGAACTGGCTGAGCACGCCGCGCAGTTCCGCCAGGCGCAAGAGGCGGCTGGGTTGGGCCACGTCGCGCAAAAATTCGAGCTGGGAGACGGTGAGCAGCCGCCGGGTCGAGCCGGGGTTGCCGGAGACGAAGACCAGTTCCTCCGCCTTCGCTCCGCCGGCATTCCAGACAAAATAATCGCTCGTGCGGACGGGGCGATTGTTCTCGTAGATCCGAAAAAACGACACATCCAGGTCGTAGCGCGGAAAAGTAAAGTTATCCGGGTCGCCGCCAAAAAAAGCAATCTTGAATTCCGGGGCGAACACCAGGCGCACGTCCTGGTAGCGCCGGTAGCGATAAAGGTTGAACTGGCCGCCCCGGTAGAGCGAAACCACGTCGCAGCGCACTTTCTCGTCCGCTCCACACGCCTTTTCGATGCGGGCGATCTCGGCTTTTTGAGCGTCGTTGAAGGCACCACCGCTCAATCCCGCCGTGGCTTTCTTGACCCGGTCGGTGACATCCTCGATGCCGGTGAGCTGGACGATCTCGAGGGCCGGACACTTGATCTCGTCTGGTTCCTTGCGCGCCAGATAGCCCGCCGCGCTGTAGTCGCGTTTGGCTGTGGAGAGCTGCTGGATGCACTCGGAGGCGCAGTGGTGGTTGGTCATCACCAGGCCGTTCGGTGAGACGAGCGAGCCGGAGCAGCCCACCGACAGGCGCACCGAGGCGAGCCGGACGCGATCGAGCCAGGCTTGATCCGGGGTAAATCCGTACTTGCTGCCCACCTGCTGGGCCGGAAAATTGTTAAAAGTCCACATCCCCTCATCAGCAGCGGCAGCGAGAGGAAAGAGCGCGGCTGCAAGGGCAGCACCGAGGGCCAGTCGCCTGATCAAAGTCCCGTTCTCCAGCATTGCTTTCTCACCATAATCTGAGCATTCCACCGCCAGCCAGCCGGAGCCTGGCACTGTCCGTCCGCAGGCCCTTGCTGGTAAACTCGCGTTCTGATGCCAGCACGATTTGCAAGTAACCTCGTAGCTCGGTTGTTGGTAGGCTGTGTGATAACGATTCTTGTTTTGACTGCAGGTGCCTATGTCCCGCTGCATGTTGCCCCGCCGTG harbors:
- a CDS encoding S46 family peptidase, whose protein sequence is MIRRLALGAALAAALFPLAAAADEGMWTFNNFPAQQVGSKYGFTPDQAWLDRVRLASVRLSVGCSGSLVSPNGLVMTNHHCASECIQQLSTAKRDYSAAGYLARKEPDEIKCPALEIVQLTGIEDVTDRVKKATAGLSGGAFNDAQKAEIARIEKACGADEKVRCDVVSLYRGGQFNLYRYRRYQDVRLVFAPEFKIAFFGGDPDNFTFPRYDLDVSFFRIYENNRPVRTSDYFVWNAGGAKAEELVFVSGNPGSTRRLLTVSQLEFLRDVAQPSRLLRLAELRGVLSQFSEESPEHRRIAQETLFGIENSYKGLNGQQQALLDRRFFASKVADEKKLRDQVAADPVRAKAYGQIWDEIAAVQPIYQELYLPYTFIEGGAGFNSELFAFARTLVRGAAELPKPNDKRLKEYTDSALPQLKQELFTSAPIYNDLEEVTLRYSLTKLRENLGTDDPLVRKVLGKRSPAELAHSLVTGSKLADVSIRRKLWEGGAQAVAASDDPLIRLAQLIDPDARAIRKRYEDGVEAVEKKNGELLARVRFDLLGTNSYPDATFSPRLSYGAVQGYQENGRPIAPFTTLAGAFDRATGEDPFALPQSWLDARSKLDLSTPFNFVCTCDIIGGNSGSPVINQKAEVVGLIFDGNIHSLGGAFGFDPQLNRAVAVTTSALTETLKKVYGADRIVAELTGA